A genome region from Gammaproteobacteria bacterium includes the following:
- the fabG gene encoding 3-oxoacyl-ACP reductase FabG: protein MMILDGKVVLVTGANRGIGSAIATKLGEEGATVIGTATSQAGVDAINVRFQQLGLKGEGKILDINQLAEVEEVLASIATKYGPPAILVNNAAITRDNLFLRMKQEEWNDVLNTNLTSVFHLTKLLLKNMLKARWGRIINIGSVVGTTGNAGQTNYAAAKAALIGFSKSLAQEIASRNITVNVIAPGFIDTDMTRGLPDEHKQHLLSTIPMHRLGKPEEIAAVASFLASDQAAYITGQTLHVNGGMYMA, encoded by the coding sequence ATAATGATATTAGATGGAAAAGTAGTGCTTGTTACGGGTGCCAATCGAGGTATAGGAAGCGCTATAGCGACCAAACTGGGTGAAGAGGGGGCGACCGTAATTGGTACCGCTACTTCTCAAGCGGGGGTTGATGCTATTAATGTCAGGTTTCAGCAGTTAGGCCTCAAGGGCGAGGGTAAAATTTTAGATATCAATCAACTAGCCGAGGTTGAGGAAGTTTTAGCTAGTATTGCTACAAAATATGGTCCTCCCGCTATATTGGTTAATAATGCAGCAATTACGCGCGATAATTTATTTCTGCGAATGAAACAGGAGGAATGGAATGATGTGCTTAATACTAATTTAACCTCTGTATTTCATTTAACTAAGCTGCTTTTAAAAAATATGCTTAAAGCCAGATGGGGTCGCATAATAAACATCGGCTCTGTAGTTGGAACGACGGGGAATGCAGGTCAAACTAATTATGCGGCGGCGAAGGCAGCGTTGATAGGATTTTCTAAGTCGCTGGCACAAGAGATAGCTTCGCGTAATATCACTGTCAATGTAATCGCCCCCGGTTTTATCGACACGGATATGACGCGTGGGCTGCCAGACGAGCATAAACAACACTTATTAAGTACCATCCCTATGCATCGTCTAGGGAAACCAGAAGAGATTGCTGCTGTAGCTTCTTTCCTAGCTTCCGATCAAGCTGCCTACATTACTGGGCAAACCCTTCACGTGAATGGTGGTATGTACATGGCTTAA
- the acpP gene encoding acyl carrier protein: MVDKEKIATRVKKIVVEQLSLDKDPANDASFVDDLGADSLDTVELVMALEEEFGMEIPDEDAEKITTIQQAIEYIESNLREAV, encoded by the coding sequence ATGGTAGACAAAGAGAAAATTGCTACACGCGTTAAAAAAATTGTCGTTGAGCAATTAAGTTTAGATAAAGACCCAGCGAATGATGCTTCATTTGTAGATGATTTAGGGGCTGATTCTTTAGACACAGTCGAATTAGTTATGGCATTAGAAGAAGAGTTTGGCATGGAAATTCCTGATGAGGATGCTGAAAAAATAACCACCATACAACAAGCGATCGAGTATATTGAATCTAACCTTAGAGAAGCCGTTTAA
- a CDS encoding ketoacyl-ACP synthase III codes for MKRSRIAGTGGYLPEKVLSNSNLEQMVDTSDQWILERTGISNRHIMADHETTSSMAENAARKAFEVAGLNPEDVELILVATATPDRTFPSTACILQNRLGAFGCPALDVGAACAGFIYGLSIADQYIKNGVVKNALVIGAESLSRIVDWTDRSTCVLFGDGAGAVVLEATDEPGILSTHIHANGYYNDLLYAGNRIGELKEPAYIKMQGNEVFKIAVKTLGDIVDETLAYNNIDQSEIDWLIPHQANLRIITATAKKLNLPMERVILTVQDHGNTSAASIPLALDKGVRDKRIKRGEMILLEAFGAGLTWGSALIKY; via the coding sequence ATGAAACGCTCCCGTATCGCTGGCACTGGTGGCTATCTTCCAGAAAAAGTATTGAGTAACAGCAATCTTGAGCAGATGGTTGATACATCTGACCAATGGATTTTAGAAAGAACAGGTATTAGTAATAGGCATATCATGGCTGACCATGAAACTACTTCAAGTATGGCAGAGAATGCTGCTAGAAAGGCGTTTGAAGTTGCAGGGTTGAATCCAGAAGATGTCGAACTCATCCTGGTAGCGACCGCAACACCTGACCGGACTTTTCCTAGTACGGCTTGTATATTGCAAAATAGGCTAGGGGCGTTTGGTTGTCCTGCTTTAGATGTTGGCGCCGCATGCGCTGGATTTATTTATGGTTTAAGTATTGCAGATCAATATATCAAAAATGGCGTAGTAAAGAACGCTCTAGTGATTGGTGCTGAATCATTATCACGAATAGTTGACTGGACCGATCGGTCGACGTGCGTATTATTTGGCGATGGGGCGGGTGCTGTAGTTTTAGAAGCGACCGATGAGCCCGGCATTTTATCGACACACATACATGCCAATGGGTATTATAATGATCTCTTATATGCCGGAAACCGTATTGGAGAGCTCAAAGAGCCTGCTTATATAAAGATGCAAGGTAATGAGGTGTTCAAAATAGCGGTCAAAACGCTGGGTGATATTGTAGATGAAACCCTAGCGTATAATAATATCGACCAATCTGAAATTGATTGGCTGATACCTCATCAGGCTAACCTCCGAATTATCACTGCGACAGCCAAAAAACTCAATTTGCCGATGGAAAGGGTTATTTTAACCGTTCAAGATCATGGCAATACCTCTGCTGCATCGATTCCTCTAGCGCTTGATAAAGGCGTGCGTGATAAACGCATCAAACGTGGTGAAATGATTCTGCTGGAAGCATTTGGTGCGGGACTGACTTGGGGGTCAGCTTTAATTAAGTATTAG